Proteins from a single region of Styela clava chromosome 1, kaStyClav1.hap1.2, whole genome shotgun sequence:
- the LOC120325492 gene encoding uncharacterized protein LOC120325492 produces the protein MGNLVHMLCTFMLFCALVTGEENKSEPVKCAARTRLSTATCPQVSSNAICYDACNGREITARKECKNTPECCFVKNRCVPKEMVAATFEEEKKSEEEKAVFEKFKKNMEKPDDNDESHKSMLSARNLNMGGFPGIPGPPLPLGVHGALPFGSIPSQSPSNCLIFPFNCPPVTNVDDILIPPVNIPYCQREYCSLADYSLEDNLEACLMQPGCYFDRELHSLRKAFGHRVLPTVPVCHIAIKNHFFQKKCQKHIQRFGKWNPALTKCMMTQHYSEIYSPPKGCDMNQVIEYFGYLPKMAGWTGILEKECYLINGCWRPGHGCFYPMQLSEIIVKSTNIDISGRKLASATQIFGMPKCQNFDSSTPENFLRSYHNCLSSGCSLDPSVTSQLYYYNLWNLTQSLPPQLQYLSWVDIAKSNMRADNFEEQIKKYQEMSGSDRGFSMMNSINTGSNFQVSHLLHSLTPTPNILGNGILNTGLNQNPLNSLLGNTLTGTASLNGMGFLGNSFTESPIIKSIDNVNCPYQQVNLYNFPPLKGSFTGCCEKNLCYLPKKTQNIQTSGIANYYATWTQWTTCTATCGGGQMSRTRLCVSRSGGKCGGVADETRECNTRRCPKWSQWSGYAPCSVTCGAGKTTRTRKCLGVGCVGSSQSEAVCNSGRCPVFSDWTPWSECSVTCGEGKKLRFRLCENGGDYGCPKEDPVNEIGCRSYCGKMTWSEWSECDYKTCTRKKTPRCDHNGARGYCLNFPKPVTEKCNQMTCYCRNYPGNILCAGYNG, from the exons atggGAAATCTTGTCCACATGCTTTGTACCTTTATGTTGTTTTGTGCACTGGTGACTGGAGAAGAAAATAAGTCAGAACCCGTAAAATGCGCCGCAAGAACACGTCTCAGCACGGCAACGTGTCCACAAG TTTCATCAAATGCTATCTGTTACGACGCCTGCAATGGTCGCGAGATTACTGCACGGAAAGAATGCAAAAATACGCCAGAGTGCTGTTTTGTCAAAAATCGATGTGTTCCAAAAGAGA TGGTAGCAGCTACATTTGAGGAAGAAAAGAAAAGCGAGGAAGAAAAGGcagtatttgaaaaattcaagaaaaatatggaaaaaccgGATGACAATGATGAATCACACAAAAGCATGCTGTCGGCAAGAAATCTCAATATGGGAG GATTTCCCGGAATTCCAGGACCTCCTCTCCCACTTGGCGTTCACGGTGCTTTACCATTTGGATCAATTCCATCACAATCCCCttcaaattgtttaatttttccaTTTAACTGTCCACCAGTGACAAATGTTGACGATATTTTGATTCCACCGGTAAACATTCCCTACTGCCAAAG AGAATACTGCTCATTAGCCGACTATTCACTAGAAGATAACTTGGAGGCATGTCTGATGCAACCTGGTTGTTATTTTGACCGGGAATTGCATTCACTTCGCAAAGCTTTTGGGCATCGCGTGTTACCAACAGTTCCAGTTTGTCACATCGCTATCAAGAACCATTTTTTCCAGAAGAAATGTCAGAAACATATTCAGCGG tttggAAAATGGAATCCAGCTTTAACAAAATGCATGATGACTCAACACTACAGTGAAATATATTCTCCTCCGAAAGGGTGTGACATGAATCAAGTAATTGAATACTTTGGATATCTACCAAAAATGGCAGGATGGACAG gaaTTCTAGAAAAAGAATGTTATCTCATTAATGGGTGCTGGAGACCGGGACATGGTTGCTTCTATCCAATGCAACTGTCTGAAATCATTGTGAAATCTACAAATATAGACATCAGTGGCAGGAAACTTGCGTCAGCAACTCAGATATTCGGGATGCCAAAATGTCAGAATTTCGACAGCTCGACTCCTGAAAACTTCCTCAGAAGTTATCACAATTGTTTGTCTTCGGGATGTTCTCTCGATCCTTCTGTAACCAGTCAGTTGTACTACTATAATCTTTGGAACCTGACGCAGTCTCTTCCACCACAACTCCAATACCTTTCATGGGTCGATATAGCAAAGTCCAATATGAGAGCCGACAACTTTGAAGAACAAATCAAAAAGTACCAAGAAATGTCTGGTTCAGATCGTGGATTTTCAATGATGAATTCCATCAACACCGGGTCAAATTTCCAAGTCAGCCATCTATTGCATTCCCTTACTCCAACACCAAACATTCTAGGAAATGGTATTTTAAACACTGGATTAAATCAGAATCCACTGAACTCTCTTCTTGGCAACACACTTACAGGAACAGCAAGTTTAAATGGCATGGGGTTCCTCGGCAACTCTTTTACAGAGTCACCCATAATAAAAAGCATTGATAACGTAAACTGTCCATATCAACAGGTCAATCTGTATAACTTTCCTCCACTCAAAGGAAGCTTTACTGgatgttgtgaaaaaaatttatgttaTCTTCCAAAGAAAACTCAAAACATACAAACGTCTGGAATAGCAAATTATTATGCAACCTGGACCCAGTGGACTACTTGTACCGCAACCTGTGGCGGAGGACAGATGTCACGTACAAGACTTTGCGTTAGTCGCTCAGGAGGAAAATGTGGTGGAGTTGCTGACGAAACGCGTGAATGCAATACTAGGAGGTGTCCGAAATGGTCACAGTGGAGTGGGTATGCGCCCTGTAGCGTGACCTGCGGAGCGGGTAAAACGACTCGCACCCGTAAGTGTTTAGGTGTTGGTTGTGTGGGATCTTCACAGTCAGAAGCAGTATGTAACTCAGGAAGATGCCCTGTATTCTCAGACTGGACGCCATGGAGCGAATGCAGCGTCACTTGTGGAGAAGGTAAAAAGTTACGATTCAGACTTTGTGAAAATGGGGGCGACTACGGATGCCCTAAAGAAGATCCAGTTAATGAAATTGGATGTAGATCTTACTGCGGAAAAATGACGTGGAGTGAATGGTCTGAGTGTGATTACAAAACGTGCACCAGGAAGAAAACTCCTCGTTGTGATCACAATGGTGCTAGAGGATATTGCCTCAACTTTCCCAAACCGGTTACAGAAAAGTGCAACCAAATGACGTGCTATTGCAGGAATTATCCTGGAAATATTCTTTGTGCGGGTTACAACGGATAA
- the LOC120325491 gene encoding uncharacterized protein LOC120325491 — protein MSRSTIHALLFTAIILFHSGFCIELKDLRIRRQVIGSSNDDLSVGDLVDPIGDIDNDEDAPLDSPRSDAGENVQPPNDDGDNTGEGVQPPNDDGDNAGEGVQPPNDDGDNAAESVQPPNDDGDNAGESVQPPNDDGDNAGESVQPPNDDGDNAGESVQPPNDEGDKAGESVQPPNDNGDNAGKGVQPPNDNGDNTGASIQPPNNDGDNTGENTQLPNDDGDNTGENVQPLNDDGDNNEESMQPPNDGNNAGENAQPSNDDEDNTGKNIQPPNDDGDNTGENVQPLNDDGDNTEKNIQPPNDDGDNTGENVQPLNDDGDNNGERKPANDGNNAGENVQPPNDDVDNAGESVQPPNDDRNNDGDGIQPPNVDGEGVQPPNDNVITSNTDPQNIIPSTSPNGLDIESTETTGSTVINEEIIVPVTEEDENSQNDKVITIRSTSQPYDDGVNVPTEVQEIFSPTMIRQLMTQQATGRMTSPLYYQLTTRDGKVQNIPLTTVFPNSKQPQYVTNIPELYTANDLEENSNISSESPLNSPTLSTEDSNALLTSTTKLETTTSIAEEITESATTTNIIYTTEQTSHFTTPEQISIEETTQPVNSFEITTKATTPSLQTTSSGINNVPEIEMPGESTIENTEVVTHNRKRPSLDFTGREGEPIDDDTYKEEPTAASVVSTSLPEMSTVNGTEEKTDKGILDTIKKTAQDVVNKYGAFQVSLIMLAVIFVMFISIFCCCKLCGRRAYKMRQRRLREFGQEKEFLLRDRKKNDRYSNDAVTLLEGSSEDEF, from the exons ATGTCTCGATCTACAATACATGCATTACTATTCACTGCAATTATTCTGTTTCACTCTGGATTTTGCATAGAGCTAAAAG ATTTACGAATTCGAAGACAAGTTATAGGCtcttcaaatgatgatttatcAGTTGGTGATCTTGTGGATCCCATTGGAGACATTGACAATGATGAAGATGCACCATTAGATTCTCCAAGATCTGATGCTGGAGAGAATGTACAGCCTCCCAATGATGATGGAGATAATACTGGAGAGGGTGTACAGCCTCCCAATGATGATGGAGATAATGCTGGAGAGGGTGTACAGCCTCCCAATGATGATGGAGATAACGCTGCAGAGAGTGTACAACCTCCCAATGATGATGGAGATAACGCTGGAGAGAGTGTACAGCCTCCCAATGATGATGGAGATAACGCTGGAGAGAGTGTACAACCTCCCAATGATGATGGAGATAACGCTGGAGAGAGTGTACAACCTCCCAATGATGAAGGAGATAAAGCTGGAGAGAGTGTACAACCTCCCAATGATAATGGAGATAACGCTGGAAAGGGTGTACAGCCTCCCAATGATAATGGAGATAATACAGGAGCGAGTATACAGCCTCCTAATAATGATGGGGATAATACTGGAGAGAATACACAGCTGCCCAATGATGATGGAGATAATACTGGAGAGAATGTACAGCCTCTCAATGATGATGGAGATAATAATGAAGAGAGTATGCAGCCTCCCAATGATGGAAATAATGCAGGAGAGAATGCACAACCTTCCAATGATGATGAAGATAATACTGGAAAGAATATACAGCCGCCCAATGATGATGGAGATAATACTGGAGAGAATGTACAGCCTCTCAATGATGATGGAGATAATACTGAAAAGAATATACAGCCGCCCAATGATGATGGAGATAATACTGGAGAGAATGTACAGCCTCTCAATGATGATGGAGATAATAATGGAGAGCGTAAGCCTGCCAATGATGGAAATAATGCAGGAGAGAATGTACAACCTCCCAATGATGATGTAGATAATGCTGGAGAGAGTGTACAGCCTCCGAATGATGATAGAAATAATGATGGAGATGGTATACAGCCTCCCAATGTTGATGGAGAAGGTGTGCAGCCTCCCAATGATAATGTGATAACTTCCAATACCGATCCGCAAAATATCATTCCATCAACATCTCCCAATGGTCTAGATATAGAGTCTACAGAAACAACTGGTTCTACTGTTATTAATGAAGAAATCATTGTTCCAGTTACTGAAGAGGATGAAAATTCGCAGAATGATAAGGTTATAACTATTAGAAGTACCAGTCAACCTTATGATGATGGTGTCAATGTTCCCACAGAGGTCCAAGAAATTTTTTCGCCAACCATGATCAGACAGCTGATGACACAACAAGCAACAGGTCGTATGACAAGTCCACTTTATTATCAATTGACCACCAGAGATGGAAAAGTTCAGAATATCCCTTTGACTACAGTCTTTCCTAATTCAAAACAACCACAATATGTAACTAACATTCCAGAGTTGTATACTGCCAATGATCTTGaagaaaattctaatatttctTCAGAGAGTCCTTTGAATTCTCCAACATTATCAACTGAAGATTCAAATGCCTTATTAACAAGTACAACAAAACTTGAAACTACCACATCTATCGCGGAAGAAATTACAGAATCAGCAACTAccacaaatataatttataccaCAGAGCAAACCAGTCATTTTACAACACCTGAGCAAATCTCAATTGAAGAAACAACACAACCTGTCAATTCATTTGAAATTACAACCAAAGCAACAACACCATCACTCCAGACAACATCTTCTGGCATAAATAATGTTCCTGAAATTGAGATGCCAGGAGAATCCACTATTGAAAACACAGAAGTTGTAACCCACAacag aAAGCGACCCTCTTTAGATTTTACTGGAAGAGAAGGTGAGCCTATTGATGATGATACTTACAAAGAAGAACCTACAGCTGCTTCTGTTGTATCAACTTCACTACCAG aaatgtcAACTGTGAATGGCACGGAGGAGAAAACAGACAAAG GTATATTGGATACAATAAAGAAAACTGCTCAGGATGTTGTG AACAAATATGGAGCATTTCAAGTTTCTCTCATTATGCTTGCTGTgatctttgtaatgttcatctCAATATTCTGTTGTTGCAAGCTCTGTGGAAGAAGGGCGTATAAAATGCGACAGAGGAGGTTGAGG GAATTTGGAcaagaaaaagaatttttactAAGAGATAGGAAAAAg AATGATCGTTATTCAAATGATGCTGTTACTTTGTTGGAAGGCTCTTCTGAAGATGAATTTTGA